One stretch of Lysobacter sp. KIS68-7 DNA includes these proteins:
- a CDS encoding dodecin: MTNHVYKTIELTGSSTRSSDDAIRTAIERASKTMRDLKWFQVVETRGYIEGGEVAHWQVTLKVGFTLGDA; the protein is encoded by the coding sequence ATGACCAACCATGTGTACAAGACCATCGAGCTGACGGGCTCCTCCACCCGCAGCTCCGACGATGCGATCCGCACCGCGATCGAGCGTGCGTCGAAGACGATGCGCGACCTGAAGTGGTTCCAGGTCGTCGAAACGCGCGGCTACATCGAAGGCGGCGAAGTCGCCCACTGGCAGGTGACGCTGAAGGTCGGCTTCACGCTGGGCGACGCCTAG